The window GTCGTCGTCAAAATCCTCGACGCATGCCGGGGGACGGGCACGTTCGACGTCTACGTCAACGGACTGACACATCTCGGCGTCACCGTCACGGTCACGGACACCGAAACGGGGATATCGAAGGCGTACGTCAACCCGGCGGGCGCCCCGTTTTCGCTGCTCTTCGACGATTCGACGTTCACCTGCCCGTGACGTTCCTCATGCCACGATGAACGGGGGAGCGGCGAGCGATCGCCGCTCCCCTCAGTCCGGAGTCGGCACTCCGCCCGTCGGCGAGCTTCCCGTGACGAGCGTCCGCCAGGCGATCGCGGCGAGCACGATCGCGGCGCCGACGATCGCGAAGGGCGTGGGCTTCTCGCCGATCCCGAGAAAGACCCAGATCGGATTCAGAACCGGCTCGAGGAGCGAGATGATCGATGCTTCCGCGGCGGTGATCGCCTCGAGTCCCTTCACGAAGAGCGCGTACGCGCAGCCGATCTGGACGACGCCGAGGAACGCGAGGATCGCGAAGTCGCCGATCGGGATCGAGAACGGCCGCGGGACGAAGAAGGCGGCGCAGAGCGCGCCGAGGGCGTTTCCGAAGATCGCGGTCCACTTCGAGGCGTCGCCGCGCTGCCGCCGCAGCAGGAGGACCGTCACGGCGTAGAAGGCGCCCGAGAGGAGGGCGATTCCGTTGCCGGCCATTCCGTGCGGAGAGAGCCGGCCGACGAAGAAGAGCGTCATCCCGGCCAGACACGCGGCGGCCGCCGCGACGTCGCGCCCGCGGATCGCGTCGCGGGCGATGAGCGGCGAGAAGAGGAGCACCCAGACGATCCCGGAGTCCTGGAGGAAGATCGCGTTCGCCGCGGTGGTCCACTTCGTGGCGACGACGAACGTGATCACCATCCCGGCGTAGACGAAGACCGACGCGGCGAGCGTCGGCGTGGGCCGGATCCTCTTCGGCCGGAGCAGGACGAGCAGGACGATCGTGGCGATCCAGGCGCGGTGGAAGACGATCGCGAGCGGGGGGAGGTCGACCTCCTTGATCGCGAGGCCTCCGCTCGACCAGAGGATCGCGGCGGCGGCGACCTGGATCGCGCCCCGCCGCTCGCGCGTCACTTCGATTTTCCGGGCGAGTCCGAACGCACCCGCCGGAGACGGGCGGGCCGTCCTTTCCGATGGCAGGCCGCGCAGAGCATGGCCCGGCGGAACGGCCGGATGCGGAGGAAGTGGCCGCGGCACGTCTCGCAGCGGTAGACGATCTCGCGCTTCTTGCGGAACTCGTTCAAGGCGACGGTCTCCGGCGCGTGCCGCCGGCGGGCGCCGAACGCCCGGGCGATCTTCCAGAACTTCGGCGAGTGCGCCTCGTCCGGGCCGTGCGACCGGAAACAGTACGCGTGCGCCGCTTCGTGCTTCAGCGTCTCGACCTTGTCGCGCTCGGAGAGATGCGCCGAGATCACGATCGTGTGCGGCGGCCCGTAGGTGATGTGCCCGCCGGTGAGCTTCCGGCGGGATATCCGGACGCGCGCGGGATGGAGTCCGAAGCGCTCGGCGAGCCCGTCGTAGATCTGCTGGAGGCGCGTCCGCTCGTCGGCCGGAATCGGGAAAAGGGAACCTTGTTCGGGCATCGAGTTCCCGGATTCTACGACAAGACTCCGCGGGACGAACGAGTCGTAGAATCGCTTTCGGGAGGTGGGAGTTGAAAAGGACGATCGGACTCTGCATGGCGGCCGCCCTGTTCCTCTCGGCGCGCTCCTGGGGCGCGGGAACCGGTAAGAGCGTTTCCTACAAGAGCGGGGACGAGACGGTCACGGCCTATCTCTCCGAACCTGCCGGAGGAGGGAAGCACCCGGCGCTGATCGTGGTCCATGAATGGTGGGGATTGAACGACTGGGTGCGCGGAAAGGCGGACCATTTCGCGCAGGAGGGCTACGTGTCGCTCGCCGTCGACCTGTACCGCGGGAAATCCGCCGGGAACGACCCGGACGTCGCGCACCAGCTGATGCGCGGCCTTCCCGAGGACCGGGCGGCGCGCGATCTCGACGCGGCGTTCCGCTATCTCGCGTCGCGCCCGGACGTGGATCCGGGGAGGATCGGCTCGATCGGCTGGTGCATGGGGGGCGGCTATTCGCTCGAGGCCGCGATCGAGGAGCCCGCGCTCGCCGCGTGCGTCGTCAACTACGGCCGGCTCGTGACGGACCCGAAGACGATCGCGAAGATTCGCGCGCCCATGCTCGGGAACTTCGGCGCCGAGGACCAGGGGATCCCGCCGTCTTCCGTCGAAGCCTTCGAGAAGGAGGCGCGGGCGGCCGGCAAGACGATCGACTTCAAGGTCTACCCGGGCGCGGGACACGGATTCGCGTCCAACCCCGATCCGAAGGTCTACCGGCCGGAGGCGGCCCGCGACGCCGACGCGCGGACGGACGCGTTCCTCGCGAAGGAGTTGAAGAAGGGCTAGCGTCCGAGGTCCCCGGCCACGCGCGGAAGGGGCGGAAGGGAGGGCGGCCTTTGCCCGCTCGCCCGCGATGGAGCGTGACGCGCCGGGGAGCGCGGGCTCGCCGTCCGGGAGATCCTTCGCTTCGCTCGGGATAAGCCCTGGCACTCACGGTCGTGAGTGCTCCGGGCTCACTTGTTCTTGTACCAGTCGGCGTTGATCTGCTGGAAGTGCTTCCACTTCTCGGGGATCGTCTCTTCGGTGAAGATCGCCGTGACCGGGCACGCGGGTTCGCAGTTGCCGCACTGGATGCACGTATCGGGGTCGATGTAGAGCATCTCGGCGGCTTCGAAGCCGCTTTCGTCCTTGCGCGGATGAATGCAGTCGACCGGGCACACGTCGACGCAGGCGGTGTCCTTCGTCCCGATGCACGGCTCGGCGATGATGTACATTCCCATCGAAAGTTTTCCTCCGGCGGGCGATTCTAGCAGATCGGATTCCTGAGCGACCGCGGCGATCAGCGGGCCGCGCGTCCGATCGCCTTGCGCGAGATCCAGAGCGGCCCGATGAGAAGGTGGCGGAGGTTGCGCGCGAAGGCCGGCCGGTTCTTCTCGAAAACGGCGTGGCCGACGAGCTGGAAAGCCCAGCCAGTCGCGAAAAGGGCGGCCGCGAGGAGCAGCGCCGGGCGCACGCCCGCCTCCGCGACCAGGAACCGGCCCGCGACGTCGCACGCGGCGGAGAACAGAAGGAAGACGGCGGCCGGGAGCGGGTCGACGGCGAACCCGGCGACCGAGACGGCGGCGATCACGGGCTCCGCCGCGGTCATGCGGGAACCGAGAGGAACGGCCGTCAGAGCGAGGACGATCGAGAAGACGATCGAGGGAATCCCCACCGAGTGGCAGAGGCGGTTTCCCGGGGTTCGGTGCGCCGACGCGTAGTCGTCGAAGAGCCGGGCGGCCCGGGAGGTCACCCAAAGATTCTACGCCACGGCCATCCGGTACGGCCCCGCGCAGCGACGGGGCGGTCGGGCCGCGTCCGAGAGCGCGGACGGTCGGCGCGGCTTACTTGAGAACGCCGACGGTCTGCGCGACGTTCGGGCCGCCGGCCCGGGGCGTGAACCGCACGGTCACGCGGGCGCCCTGGGCGACGACGCCGTTGAACTTCGTCTCCTTCGTCCAGACCAGCGAAACCGTCTCTCCGGCCTCCGTCTTCACCGTGAAGGCATGGCTGGCGGCCGAATAGCTCTCGACGACCCCGGTGACGGAAACGGTCTTCTCCGCGGCGGAAGCGACCGCGGCCGCGACGGCGATCGACATGACGAAAGCGACGGTGTTCTTCTTCACGACATTTCTCCCCACGCCGTAACGCGCGACGCCCGGCCGAAATTCCGATCGCGCGGCCGGGGCGCGACGCTTGACACGATCCCGGCGCGCTCTTACCATTCGTCGTTTTTATACCTTGCCGGGGGAGGCAGCATGACGAAGCGCTGGTCTGAAACGGATCTCCGGTTCCTCCGCGACAACGCCGACAAGATGGACGTCCAGTCTCTCGCCGACCGGCTCGAGGCGCGGGTCGAGGAAGTGGAGGCGAAGATCGAGAAGCTCGGTCTCCGCCCGGCCGAAAACGCGTCCAACGGAAAGACGCCCGCGTCGTTTCGCGAGATGTTCAAACACTCGGAGGCGGCCCGCAAGGAATACGAGAAGGGCGCGGCGGCTCTCCAGAAGAAGAAGTACGAGGAAGCGGAAAAGCACTTCCGCGCGCTCCTCGACGGGTTCGGCGACGAGCGCGAGCTCGCCGACCGCGCGCGGCTCTACCTCGCGGTCTGCCAGCGGCGCACGAAGACCGCCGCGCGCCCGGCCGGCGACGCGGAGGACGTCTACTACGCGGCGCTCGTCGAGAAGAACCGGAAGAACTTCCAGGGGGCGATCGAGCAGCTGAAGAAGTCTTCGCGCAAGAACGGCGACGGCAAGGTGCCGTACCTCCTCGCGTGCTGCTACGCGCAGTTGAACGAGGCCGAGAGCGCCCTCGAGGCCCTCGAGCAGGCGATCACGGAAGACGAGGGGAGCCGCGCCCTCGCCCGGCGGGATCCCGATTTCGAGCCGCTGCGGGGCAGCGCTCATTTCCAGAAGCTGACCGCGGCGACGGCGTAGCCGCAAGAAGAGCTCCTGAAGAAACCCCCGGCTCCGCCCGTCCCTGCCCCGTCGGTGATCGTCATGGCCGCCGGCGCGGGAACCCGGATGAACTCCG of the Thermoanaerobaculia bacterium genome contains:
- a CDS encoding DMT family transporter; amino-acid sequence: MTRERRGAIQVAAAAILWSSGGLAIKEVDLPPLAIVFHRAWIATIVLLVLLRPKRIRPTPTLAASVFVYAGMVITFVVATKWTTAANAIFLQDSGIVWVLLFSPLIARDAIRGRDVAAAAACLAGMTLFFVGRLSPHGMAGNGIALLSGAFYAVTVLLLRRQRGDASKWTAIFGNALGALCAAFFVPRPFSIPIGDFAILAFLGVVQIGCAYALFVKGLEAITAAEASIISLLEPVLNPIWVFLGIGEKPTPFAIVGAAIVLAAIAWRTLVTGSSPTGGVPTPD
- a CDS encoding SprT-like domain-containing protein, giving the protein MPEQGSLFPIPADERTRLQQIYDGLAERFGLHPARVRISRRKLTGGHITYGPPHTIVISAHLSERDKVETLKHEAAHAYCFRSHGPDEAHSPKFWKIARAFGARRRHAPETVALNEFRKKREIVYRCETCRGHFLRIRPFRRAMLCAACHRKGRPARLRRVRSDSPGKSK
- a CDS encoding dienelactone hydrolase family protein, encoding MKRTIGLCMAAALFLSARSWGAGTGKSVSYKSGDETVTAYLSEPAGGGKHPALIVVHEWWGLNDWVRGKADHFAQEGYVSLAVDLYRGKSAGNDPDVAHQLMRGLPEDRAARDLDAAFRYLASRPDVDPGRIGSIGWCMGGGYSLEAAIEEPALAACVVNYGRLVTDPKTIAKIRAPMLGNFGAEDQGIPPSSVEAFEKEARAAGKTIDFKVYPGAGHGFASNPDPKVYRPEAARDADARTDAFLAKELKKG
- a CDS encoding ferredoxin family protein, giving the protein MGMYIIAEPCIGTKDTACVDVCPVDCIHPRKDESGFEAAEMLYIDPDTCIQCGNCEPACPVTAIFTEETIPEKWKHFQQINADWYKNK
- a CDS encoding Mpo1-like protein codes for the protein MTSRAARLFDDYASAHRTPGNRLCHSVGIPSIVFSIVLALTAVPLGSRMTAAEPVIAAVSVAGFAVDPLPAAVFLLFSAACDVAGRFLVAEAGVRPALLLAAALFATGWAFQLVGHAVFEKNRPAFARNLRHLLIGPLWISRKAIGRAAR